In Cyanobium sp. AMD-g, one genomic interval encodes:
- the argC gene encoding N-acetyl-gamma-glutamyl-phosphate reductase, with protein sequence MAGQRVAVIGASGYGGLQTLRLLQGHPHLTVSFLGGERSTGKRWSELVAFLPLEDDLVVRSPDPDAIAAAADLAVLSLPNGLAAGLVPGLLQRGVKVVDLSADYRYRSLSRWQEVYAAEARQVSRQDGDLCQEAVYGLVEVAEARIREARLVAAPGCFPTASLLALLPFLEQGLIETNGIVIDAKTGTSGGGRAAKENLLLAEAAEAVAPYGVVGHRHTSEIEQLAGQAAGQPIQLQFTPHLMPMVRGLLATVYGRLRDPGLTAEDCTTLLKASYRHSPTVQVLPVGTYPSTKWVRNTNRCLLSVQVDPRTGQLIIMSAIDNLVKGQAGQGVQCLNLLSGLEAGTGLPLLPFYP encoded by the coding sequence ATGGCTGGACAGCGCGTTGCGGTGATCGGTGCCAGCGGCTACGGGGGACTGCAGACCCTCCGGCTGCTGCAGGGCCACCCCCATCTCACGGTGAGCTTTCTGGGCGGGGAGCGCAGCACGGGCAAGCGCTGGAGCGAACTGGTGGCCTTCCTGCCCCTGGAGGACGACCTGGTGGTGCGCTCGCCCGATCCGGACGCCATCGCCGCCGCGGCCGATCTGGCCGTGTTGAGCCTGCCGAACGGCCTGGCGGCCGGTCTGGTGCCCGGGTTGCTGCAGCGCGGCGTCAAGGTGGTGGATCTCTCGGCCGACTACCGCTATCGCTCCCTGTCCCGGTGGCAGGAGGTCTACGCCGCCGAAGCTCGCCAGGTGTCCCGCCAGGACGGCGACCTCTGCCAGGAGGCGGTGTACGGACTGGTGGAAGTGGCTGAGGCGCGCATCCGCGAGGCTCGCCTGGTGGCGGCCCCCGGTTGTTTCCCCACGGCCAGCTTGCTGGCCCTGTTGCCATTCCTCGAGCAGGGACTGATCGAGACGAACGGCATCGTGATTGATGCCAAGACGGGCACGTCCGGCGGCGGCCGAGCCGCCAAGGAGAACCTGCTGCTGGCCGAAGCCGCTGAAGCGGTCGCCCCCTATGGGGTGGTGGGCCATCGCCACACCAGCGAGATCGAGCAACTGGCGGGCCAGGCGGCGGGCCAGCCGATCCAGCTGCAGTTCACCCCCCACCTGATGCCGATGGTGCGCGGCCTGCTGGCCACGGTCTACGGCCGGCTGCGGGACCCCGGACTCACGGCCGAGGACTGCACGACCCTGCTGAAGGCGTCCTACCGCCACAGCCCCACGGTGCAGGTGCTGCCGGTGGGGACCTACCCCTCCACCAAGTGGGTGCGCAACACCAACCGCTGTCTGCTGTCGGTGCAGGTCGACCCGCGCACCGGCCAACTGATCATCATGAGCGCCATCGACAACCTCGTGAAGGGGCAGGCCGGCCAGGGGGTGCAGTGCCTCAACCTGCTCAGTGGCCTGGAGGCGGGCACCGGACTGCCCCTGCTGCCCTTCTACCCCTGA
- the purN gene encoding phosphoribosylglycinamide formyltransferase: MPDSADHSDPSGSLQWPLPQPLPASKAPLRLAVMASGEGSNFEALVEACLEGRLQGDVVVLAVNREGCGAQRRAERLGIPCQVIDHRLQPSRQALDAALIALFRAHRVDLVVMAGWMRIVTPVLIEAFPDRLVNIHPSLLPSFRGADGVGEALAAGVTLAGCTAHLVSAEVDAGTILVQAAVPVLAGDDRQRLHARIQKQEHRILPLAVTLAARRLAQG; encoded by the coding sequence ATGCCCGATTCCGCTGACCATAGCGATCCCAGCGGGTCTCTCCAGTGGCCGTTGCCACAGCCACTTCCAGCCAGCAAGGCACCACTGCGACTGGCGGTGATGGCCTCCGGCGAAGGAAGCAACTTCGAGGCCCTGGTGGAGGCCTGCCTGGAGGGGCGCCTGCAGGGGGACGTGGTCGTTCTGGCGGTGAACCGGGAGGGCTGCGGAGCCCAACGCCGGGCCGAACGGCTCGGCATTCCCTGCCAGGTGATCGACCACCGCCTGCAGCCGTCCCGGCAGGCCCTGGACGCGGCCCTGATCGCCCTGTTCCGGGCGCACCGGGTCGATCTGGTGGTGATGGCGGGCTGGATGCGGATCGTCACCCCGGTGCTGATCGAAGCCTTCCCGGATCGGCTGGTGAACATCCACCCCTCCCTGTTGCCCAGCTTCCGCGGCGCCGATGGGGTGGGTGAGGCCCTGGCCGCCGGGGTCACCCTGGCGGGCTGCACGGCCCACCTGGTGAGTGCCGAAGTGGATGCGGGCACGATCCTGGTGCAGGCGGCGGTGCCGGTGCTGGCTGGGGACGACCGGCAGCGGCTGCACGCCCGCATCCAGAAGCAGGAGCACCGGATCCTGCCGCTGGCCGTCACCCTGGCCGCCCGGAGGCTGGCTCAGGGGTAG
- a CDS encoding DUF1257 domain-containing protein, giving the protein MSHLSILPTVLRDADVLADTLSSLNLPWRRGGELVGFGGERQAVTLQLQLQDGQGLGWTRQSDGSLAVVGDLQRLSRNTALQRLLGRITRAYAARAALQDASLALPTASIELRA; this is encoded by the coding sequence ATGTCCCATCTCTCCATCCTGCCCACCGTGCTGCGGGATGCCGATGTCCTGGCGGACACCCTCTCCTCCCTCAACCTCCCCTGGCGCCGCGGCGGTGAACTCGTCGGCTTCGGCGGCGAACGGCAGGCGGTGACCCTGCAGTTGCAGCTCCAGGATGGCCAGGGACTGGGATGGACCCGGCAGTCGGACGGATCGCTGGCCGTGGTGGGCGATCTCCAGCGCCTCAGCCGCAACACCGCCCTGCAGCGGCTGCTGGGCCGGATCACCCGGGCCTACGCCGCCAGAGCGGCCCTCCAGGACGCCAGCCTGGCCCTCCCCACGGCGTCGATCGAGCTCCGTGCCTGA
- a CDS encoding M61 family metallopeptidase gives MPDDPPLRDPFAGPTVQLDLREPHRHLVKVTLHVTPRCLQPELRLPAWTPGSYLIRDYVRHLEALQVHQGGIPVASARAAEACWRLELTSLAPLVIRYRLQATELSVRTCHLSADHGFLALAGVVLQVSGERWHPHRLELALPEGWQAFVPLPSAADNGWIAADFDQLIDSPIEAGPHPCHRFNVAGVPHRWVTWGTDLPADDPLWLADVERVALACCRLMGEPAPASGNYLFVLHLLGEAYGGLEHDHSCVLQFGRRALAAPAGRRKLLQLVAHEYLHQWNVRRLRPAELTPIDYDRVTIVPGLWFAEGVTSYLDLLLPLAAGIGTEAELLEDLGADLSRYLLTPGRRVQGLRQSAEEAWVKLYRQDASSADSQISYYLKGAVVALMLDLHLRRQGSCLAVVLRDLWRSHGAWGRGYRNDDLVTAFAEQAADLAELLPHWLESTDDPDLAGYLADVGLALVPKPASESFCGWLLEDAADRPMHLKRVHRDGPAERACLQSGDELLALDGVRLRRPDDLSLAIGPNQTPSERELLYCRDGLVRTTRLRPEPPAVASWQLVVDPLLANEHTDLNRRRWLSLQP, from the coding sequence GTGCCTGACGACCCACCCCTTCGAGATCCGTTCGCCGGACCCACCGTCCAGCTCGATCTGCGTGAACCCCACCGTCACCTGGTCAAGGTCACGCTCCATGTCACGCCCCGTTGCCTGCAGCCGGAACTGCGCCTGCCGGCCTGGACGCCGGGTTCCTATCTGATCCGCGACTACGTTCGCCATCTGGAGGCCCTGCAGGTGCACCAGGGGGGGATCCCCGTGGCCAGCGCGCGAGCGGCGGAGGCCTGCTGGCGACTGGAGCTCACCAGCCTGGCGCCACTGGTGATTCGCTACCGCCTCCAGGCCACGGAGCTGAGCGTGCGCACCTGCCACCTCAGTGCCGACCACGGCTTTCTGGCCCTGGCCGGGGTGGTGCTGCAGGTGAGCGGCGAACGCTGGCACCCCCATCGACTCGAACTGGCGTTGCCCGAGGGATGGCAGGCCTTCGTTCCCCTGCCCAGCGCTGCTGACAACGGCTGGATCGCCGCCGACTTCGACCAGCTGATCGACAGTCCGATCGAGGCCGGCCCCCATCCGTGCCACCGGTTCAACGTCGCCGGTGTGCCGCACCGCTGGGTCACCTGGGGGACGGACCTGCCCGCCGACGATCCCCTCTGGCTCGCCGACGTGGAGCGGGTCGCCCTGGCCTGCTGCCGCCTGATGGGGGAGCCGGCGCCCGCGAGCGGCAACTATCTGTTCGTGCTGCATCTGCTGGGCGAGGCCTATGGCGGCCTGGAGCACGACCACAGCTGCGTGCTGCAGTTCGGACGCCGGGCCCTGGCGGCCCCAGCGGGTCGCCGCAAGCTGCTGCAACTGGTGGCCCACGAGTACCTGCACCAGTGGAATGTGCGCCGCCTCAGGCCCGCCGAACTCACGCCGATCGACTACGACCGGGTCACGATCGTGCCCGGTCTTTGGTTTGCTGAAGGCGTCACCTCCTACCTCGACCTGCTCCTGCCCCTGGCGGCCGGCATCGGCACGGAAGCCGAACTGCTGGAAGATCTGGGGGCCGACCTCAGCCGCTACCTGCTCACCCCCGGGCGTCGGGTGCAGGGGTTGCGGCAGAGCGCCGAAGAAGCCTGGGTGAAGCTGTACCGGCAGGATGCCTCCTCGGCTGACAGCCAGATCAGCTACTACCTCAAGGGGGCCGTGGTGGCCCTGATGCTCGACCTGCATCTCCGGCGACAGGGTTCCTGCCTGGCCGTGGTGTTGCGGGACCTCTGGCGCAGCCATGGGGCCTGGGGCCGGGGCTACCGGAACGACGACCTGGTGACGGCCTTCGCCGAGCAGGCCGCCGACCTGGCCGAGCTCCTGCCCCATTGGCTGGAGAGCACGGACGACCCCGATCTGGCCGGTTACCTGGCAGACGTGGGCCTGGCCCTGGTACCGAAGCCGGCGAGCGAGTCCTTCTGCGGCTGGCTGCTGGAGGACGCCGCGGACAGGCCGATGCACCTGAAGCGGGTGCACAGGGACGGCCCGGCCGAGCGGGCCTGCCTGCAGAGCGGCGATGAGCTGCTGGCCCTCGATGGTGTGCGGCTGCGGCGGCCGGACGACCTCAGCCTGGCCATCGGCCCCAACCAGACGCCGTCAGAGCGGGAGCTGCTCTATTGCCGAGACGGTCTGGTGCGCACCACCAGGCTGCGGCCCGAACCCCCTGCCGTGGCCAGCTGGCAGCTGGTGGTCGACCCGCTGCTGGCCAACGAGCACACGGACCTGAACCGGCGGCGCTGGCTGTCCTTGCAGCCATGA
- a CDS encoding N-acetylmuramoyl-L-alanine amidase, with protein sequence MSASLRPLVLAVAGAGVLSIGGLTWLGRDLFGAPGNAGGRSSLLDLLEEVRQSPGAGGQPQQTPPVKALPPPHAAWRAPLGGACQADPQLRGRLLALAERLRYETIRLRIDPSNYGERFRQDVFGQPLDPTPQVVVLHETVYGINSAINTFMTPHPRDEDQVSYHTLIGLDGRVVEVLDPSKRAFGSGNSAFNGRWVVTNPEVGGSINNFSLHLSLETPIDGEDQEAAHSGYTAAQYDALAIVLGRWMRRFSIPANNITTHRHVDLGGERMDPRSFDWRELQVRLASIGVLC encoded by the coding sequence ATGAGTGCGTCCCTGCGACCCCTGGTGCTGGCGGTGGCAGGAGCTGGCGTGCTGAGCATCGGCGGACTCACCTGGCTGGGTCGCGACCTGTTCGGCGCCCCTGGCAACGCCGGCGGGCGCTCCTCCCTGCTCGACCTGCTGGAGGAGGTGCGCCAGTCCCCGGGCGCCGGCGGCCAGCCGCAGCAAACCCCACCGGTCAAGGCCTTGCCACCGCCCCATGCGGCCTGGCGTGCCCCGCTGGGGGGCGCCTGCCAGGCCGATCCCCAGCTGCGCGGTCGCCTGCTCGCGCTGGCCGAACGCCTCCGCTACGAGACCATCCGACTCCGCATCGACCCGAGCAACTACGGCGAGCGCTTTCGTCAGGATGTCTTCGGCCAGCCGCTGGATCCCACCCCCCAGGTCGTCGTGCTGCACGAGACCGTGTACGGCATCAACTCGGCGATCAACACGTTCATGACGCCCCATCCCCGTGACGAGGACCAGGTGAGCTACCACACCCTCATCGGTCTGGACGGCCGGGTGGTGGAGGTGCTCGATCCCTCCAAGCGGGCCTTCGGGTCCGGCAATTCCGCCTTCAACGGCCGCTGGGTGGTCACCAATCCGGAGGTGGGGGGATCGATCAACAACTTCTCCCTGCACCTGAGCCTGGAGACCCCCATCGACGGGGAGGACCAGGAGGCGGCCCACAGCGGCTATACCGCCGCCCAGTACGACGCCCTGGCGATCGTTCTGGGCCGCTGGATGCGTCGCTTCAGCATTCCGGCCAACAACATCACTACCCACCGCCATGTGGATCTGGGTGGGGAACGCATGGATCCGCGCAGTTTCGACTGGCGCGAGCTGCAGGTGCGCCTGGCTTCGATCGGTGTTCTGTGCTGA
- a CDS encoding helicase DnaB, with protein sequence MISPSTSEGLRPDPIDFSPEELRELNRRFGVHGPQPRLAQLFTEGIDQLQPLRTHTLGRLEELRPVILSESRRHQINPMLVTAVLFDELQHAKPGEDHPLAARSGLFSTHGPAQLSLGELVKQGLLPANPTQEQIEEARMELLDPDRNVRLLVGKFVRLKQALGLADRSLLMASTSPADAKAMATLAYLHNGKLDYPARVLRYMQDPELHALLYGSRKPITSPLI encoded by the coding sequence CTGATCAGCCCCTCCACCAGTGAAGGCCTCCGGCCCGACCCGATCGATTTCAGCCCGGAGGAACTGCGGGAACTCAATCGCCGTTTCGGCGTCCACGGGCCCCAGCCCCGGCTGGCACAGCTGTTCACCGAAGGGATCGACCAGCTCCAACCCCTGCGAACCCACACCCTCGGGCGCCTCGAGGAGCTCAGGCCGGTGATCCTCAGCGAAAGCCGCCGGCACCAGATCAACCCGATGCTGGTGACCGCCGTTCTGTTCGATGAACTGCAGCACGCCAAGCCCGGCGAGGACCATCCCCTGGCGGCCCGCAGCGGCCTGTTCAGCACCCATGGCCCTGCCCAGCTCAGCCTCGGTGAACTGGTCAAGCAGGGCCTGTTGCCGGCCAATCCCACCCAGGAGCAGATCGAGGAAGCGCGCATGGAGCTGCTCGATCCCGATCGCAACGTGCGGCTGCTGGTGGGCAAGTTCGTTCGCCTCAAGCAGGCCCTGGGTCTGGCCGACCGGTCCCTGCTGATGGCCAGCACCTCGCCCGCCGATGCCAAGGCGATGGCCACGCTGGCCTACCTGCACAACGGCAAACTCGATTACCCCGCCCGGGTGCTCCGCTACATGCAGGACCCCGAACTGCACGCCCTCCTCTACGGCAGTCGCAAGCCGATCACCAGCCCGCTGATCTGA
- a CDS encoding glucose-6-phosphate isomerase, which yields MSPLPPLNGHDSVALWERFRQLIWHDPDLCLWLDVSRMALEEGDLQAFQAPFASAFAAMEALEAGAIANADEGRQVGHYWLRAPELAPDPAVTAAIGAEVDRLEAFGTEVLAGAITAPGGGPFTDVLWIGIGGSGLGPLLMLRALQRHGRGLPFHFFDNVDPDGMAHTLAGLGERLTTTLVIVVSKSGGTPEPHLGMVQARARVVAAGGDWSAQAVAITMAGSHLDQEAKAAGWLRRFDMFDWVGGRTSITSAVGLLPAALIGADLRGFLEGAAAMDRLTRVPDLRANPAALLAASWHVAGGGRGRRDMVVLPYRDRLEVFSRYLQQLVMESLGKRLDRDGEVVHQGLAVYGNKGSTDQHAYVQQLRDGLDNFFVTFIEVLEDPAEIATIDGECPADFLEGFLQGTRTALAEQDRQSITITLRRFDARGLGALIGLFERAVGLYGELVNVNAYHQPGVEAGKLAAAGILSVQSQVEGLLADGQPRSLAAIQSELELEAVEPVFWLLRHLCANDRGYGAVGDWGRPDSLTFHHT from the coding sequence ATGTCCCCGCTGCCGCCGTTGAACGGCCACGATTCCGTTGCCCTCTGGGAGCGTTTCCGCCAGTTGATCTGGCACGATCCCGACCTCTGCCTCTGGCTCGACGTCAGCCGCATGGCCCTGGAGGAGGGGGATCTGCAGGCCTTTCAGGCCCCCTTTGCCAGCGCTTTCGCCGCCATGGAGGCCCTGGAGGCCGGTGCGATCGCCAACGCCGACGAGGGGCGCCAGGTGGGTCATTACTGGTTGCGGGCCCCGGAGCTGGCTCCCGATCCGGCGGTGACGGCTGCCATCGGCGCCGAGGTGGATCGCCTCGAAGCCTTCGGAACAGAGGTGCTGGCGGGCGCGATCACGGCGCCCGGCGGCGGACCCTTCACCGATGTCCTCTGGATCGGCATCGGCGGCTCGGGGCTCGGTCCCCTGCTGATGCTCAGGGCTCTGCAGCGGCACGGCAGGGGTCTGCCGTTCCACTTCTTCGACAACGTCGACCCTGACGGCATGGCCCACACCCTGGCCGGCCTGGGCGAACGGCTCACCACAACCCTGGTGATTGTGGTGAGCAAATCGGGGGGAACCCCCGAACCCCACCTCGGCATGGTGCAGGCCCGGGCACGGGTGGTGGCGGCCGGTGGCGACTGGAGCGCCCAGGCCGTGGCCATCACCATGGCGGGCAGCCATCTGGATCAGGAGGCCAAGGCCGCCGGCTGGCTGCGGCGCTTTGACATGTTCGATTGGGTGGGGGGCCGCACCAGCATCACCAGCGCCGTCGGCCTGCTGCCCGCTGCGCTGATCGGTGCCGACCTGCGCGGCTTCCTGGAGGGGGCCGCTGCGATGGATCGCCTCACGCGCGTGCCCGATCTGCGCGCCAATCCGGCGGCCCTGCTGGCGGCCTCCTGGCATGTGGCCGGTGGCGGCCGCGGTCGCCGCGACATGGTGGTCCTCCCCTACCGGGACCGGCTGGAGGTGTTCAGCCGCTACCTGCAGCAGCTGGTGATGGAGTCCCTGGGCAAAAGGCTCGACCGGGACGGTGAGGTGGTGCACCAGGGCCTTGCGGTCTATGGCAACAAGGGTTCCACCGATCAGCACGCCTACGTGCAGCAACTGCGCGACGGACTCGACAACTTCTTCGTGACTTTCATCGAAGTGCTGGAAGATCCGGCGGAGATCGCCACGATCGATGGCGAATGCCCCGCCGACTTCCTGGAAGGTTTCCTGCAGGGCACCCGGACGGCCCTCGCCGAGCAGGATCGCCAGAGCATCACCATCACCCTGCGCCGTTTCGATGCCCGGGGCCTCGGGGCCCTGATCGGCCTGTTTGAGCGGGCGGTGGGGCTCTACGGAGAGCTTGTCAACGTCAATGCCTACCACCAGCCAGGCGTGGAAGCCGGCAAGCTGGCCGCCGCCGGGATCCTGTCCGTGCAGAGCCAGGTGGAAGGGCTGCTGGCCGACGGCCAACCCCGCAGCCTGGCCGCGATCCAGTCAGAACTGGAGCTGGAGGCGGTGGAGCCGGTGTTCTGGCTGCTGCGCCATCTCTGCGCCAATGACCGCGGCTATGGCGCCGTTGGCGACTGGGGCCGACCCGACAGCCTGACCTTCCACCACACCTGA
- a CDS encoding S-(hydroxymethyl)glutathione dehydrogenase/class III alcohol dehydrogenase, with product MVRSRAAVAWGAGQPLEVTEIDVEGPRAGEVLLRVVATGVCHTDAFTLSGADPEGIFPAVLGHEGGAVVEEVGPGVTTLAVGDHVIPLYTPECRSCRFCLSGKTNLCQAIRATQGRGLMPDGSSRFSRNGERIFHYMGTSTFSEYTVVPEIAVAKIAPEAPLEKVCLLGCGVTTGIGAVLNTAKVEPGSSVAVFGLGGIGLAVIIGAVMAGAERIIGIDTNPDKFAIAGQLGATECLDPRAFDAPIQEVVIDRTDGGVDYSFECIGNVQVMRAALECCHKGWGESTIIGVAGAGQEIATRPFQLVTGRVWRGSAFGGVRGRSELPGYVERFQQGEIPLDTFITHTMGLEDINRAFDLMHAGQSIRSVIHF from the coding sequence ATGGTTCGATCCCGTGCCGCGGTCGCCTGGGGTGCAGGCCAGCCGCTGGAGGTCACTGAGATCGACGTGGAGGGCCCCCGCGCCGGCGAAGTGCTGCTGCGGGTGGTGGCGACGGGGGTGTGCCACACGGATGCCTTCACCCTCTCCGGGGCCGATCCCGAGGGGATCTTCCCGGCCGTGCTCGGCCACGAGGGCGGGGCGGTGGTGGAGGAGGTGGGCCCTGGCGTGACCACCCTGGCGGTGGGAGACCACGTGATCCCGCTGTACACGCCCGAGTGCCGCTCCTGCCGTTTCTGCCTCTCCGGCAAGACCAACCTCTGCCAGGCGATCCGCGCCACCCAGGGCCGGGGCCTGATGCCGGACGGCAGCAGCCGCTTCTCCAGGAACGGCGAACGGATCTTCCACTACATGGGCACCTCCACCTTCTCGGAGTACACGGTGGTGCCTGAGATCGCCGTGGCGAAGATCGCCCCGGAGGCGCCGCTGGAGAAGGTGTGCCTGCTGGGCTGTGGTGTCACCACCGGCATCGGCGCGGTGCTCAACACCGCCAAGGTGGAACCGGGCAGCAGCGTGGCCGTCTTCGGCCTCGGCGGCATCGGCCTGGCGGTGATCATCGGGGCGGTGATGGCCGGGGCGGAGCGGATCATCGGCATCGACACCAACCCCGACAAGTTCGCCATCGCCGGCCAGCTCGGTGCCACCGAGTGCCTCGACCCGAGGGCCTTCGACGCCCCCATCCAGGAGGTGGTGATCGACCGCACCGACGGCGGCGTGGATTACTCGTTCGAATGCATCGGCAACGTCCAGGTGATGCGCGCCGCCCTGGAGTGCTGCCACAAGGGCTGGGGAGAATCCACGATCATCGGCGTGGCCGGGGCGGGCCAGGAGATCGCCACCCGGCCGTTCCAGCTGGTGACGGGCCGGGTGTGGCGGGGCTCGGCCTTCGGCGGGGTGCGGGGCCGCAGCGAACTGCCCGGCTACGTCGAGCGGTTCCAGCAGGGGGAGATCCCCCTCGACACCTTCATCACCCACACGATGGGGCTGGAGGACATCAACCGGGCCTTCGACCTGATGCACGCCGGCCAGAGCATCCGCTCGGTGATCCACTTCTGA
- the fghA gene encoding S-formylglutathione hydrolase, protein MLELLSENRSFGGLHRRFRHPSSELNGPATLAVYLPPQALAGERVPALYWLSGLTCTDENVMQKGGAHRLAAQLGLALVAPDTSPRGTEVPTDPQGGWDLGHGAGFYVDATEAPWDRHYRMHAYVVEELPALLEAELPLTQARSISGHSMGGHGALVAALRHPGRYRSVSAFAPICHPSACPWGRKAFRAYLGPDPRAWAAWDTTLLLASAAQRLPLLVDQGLADPFLENQLRPADLAAAAEAAGHPLQLRYQEGYDHSYFFIASFIDDHLRHHAAALRAPG, encoded by the coding sequence ATGCTCGAGCTGCTCAGCGAGAACCGCAGCTTCGGCGGTCTGCACCGCCGTTTCCGCCACCCGTCCTCCGAGCTGAACGGGCCGGCGACCCTGGCGGTGTACCTGCCGCCCCAGGCCCTCGCCGGGGAGCGGGTGCCGGCCCTCTACTGGCTCTCAGGCCTCACCTGCACCGACGAGAACGTCATGCAGAAGGGCGGGGCCCACCGGCTCGCCGCCCAGCTCGGGCTGGCCCTGGTGGCGCCGGACACGAGCCCCAGGGGAACGGAGGTGCCCACGGATCCGCAGGGCGGCTGGGACCTGGGCCATGGGGCGGGGTTCTACGTGGATGCCACCGAGGCCCCCTGGGACCGGCACTACCGGATGCACGCCTACGTGGTTGAGGAGCTGCCCGCCCTGCTGGAAGCGGAGCTGCCCCTGACGCAAGCCCGCAGCATCAGTGGCCATTCGATGGGGGGCCACGGCGCGCTGGTGGCGGCCCTGCGGCACCCGGGCCGCTACCGCTCGGTGTCCGCCTTCGCGCCCATCTGCCACCCCTCGGCCTGTCCGTGGGGCCGGAAGGCCTTCCGGGCCTATCTGGGACCCGATCCACGGGCCTGGGCCGCCTGGGATACCACGCTCCTGCTCGCCTCAGCGGCGCAGCGGCTGCCCCTGCTGGTGGACCAGGGTCTCGCCGACCCGTTCCTCGAGAACCAGCTGCGGCCTGCCGACCTGGCGGCGGCGGCCGAGGCGGCAGGCCACCCCCTGCAGCTCCGCTACCAGGAGGGCTACGACCACAGCTACTTCTTCATCGCCAGCTTCATCGACGACCACCTGCGCCACCACGCGGCCGCCCTCAGGGCACCAGGTTGA